One genomic window of Hydra vulgaris chromosome 03, alternate assembly HydraT2T_AEP includes the following:
- the LOC100207264 gene encoding polyamine-transporting ATPase 13A3 isoform X8: protein MKESFKMDPNPLETMVNLQARNNYDVNVLNAIPVHEGTEHEFSVIGYWYPIRRLKFTHDKCTLKDASSVVITTFIGKCHYVSKIKTLKSKHSDRHDKNLSAFEKHILSNSELRYFEHMFLRYYISDESDKLISIWGADNSLTFSDLRSANGLSNETAKLKLVIYNENYINIPSKPYWLVFFQLSLDPFYIFQLFSVILWITDDYVLYACLIIAMTLLSLFFNTYQTKKTLQRLRDMIAKETEIQLFQNTNSEMKNNKIITKSSRLVVPGDILIIPVNGLELPCDVVLLNGSCVVNESSLTGESIPTVKTAIDESIPSNECYNSNFHKQHTIFNGTKVIQAKNDGENEFILALVVRTGFYTLKGSLIRSIIFPKPIHFTFFRDSMRFIFCMALIAISGFIYTVVVFIKYNASSMLILKKALDLFTIIIPPALPATMSVGLLYALRRLRKQDIFCIDPNRVNVCGKIKLVVFDKTGTLTEDHLTVSGVLPVVDGNIGSLLNDPCDLDGSDILKAMATCHSLSIIDNKTSGDPIDMYMFNFVGWSLKEDNFEDFSEDSVIPSKLIPHIKTMVTPSTILSNNVSYSKNSKCLAVLKQFTFDSGLQRMSVIVKDFQENFLTAFSKGSPEKILAMCNECSIPPNINDELKKYTQVGHRVLAVAFKKLPLAFEWDDIKKIQRHEVESNLNFAGIIIFENVVKAGTYETINTLSCANIRSIMATGDNLLTASFIARELHMVLPHQKIIELSIVDGVEVYKEHLIKKSEKVEEINSENTKLMINDSYNIWSGQNKLNYVLAVTGSSYEVIHQELSHLLPKILVTGVVFARMSPEQKTMLIDDLKDLGYGVCMCGDGANDCGALKAAHAGIALSCAEASIAAPFTSKMFNISCVPSLIMEGRAALATAFGTFKYMALYSFIQFFGMLILYSVKSNYSNNQFLFVDIVLNLPLVFAMTQSNANSKLAIKRPLGRLVHPIFIGCIVAQLILLILVLLSAFFSVRAMNWYRPPSNFSNSGEIEFLSFENTAVIVVSLYEYVWLSLACFKGPPYRAPIYYNYIYGLAFFLAIGLILYVTINPIKLIKNWLTLVDLPGYEFVIGLLGIAFVSLVLVLLMERLFDSKSIKLLSDKLRRKKEPRNQYKHILKELHEYSNWPPLN, encoded by the exons ATCCTAACCCTTTGGAAACAATGGTAAACCTGCAAGCACGGAACAACTATGATGTAAATGTCTTAAACGCTATTCCTGTACACGAAGGAACCGAGCACGAATTTTCTGTTATAG gGTATTGGTATCCAATTCGACGCCTCAAGTTTACTCATGACAAGTGTACTTTAAAGGACGCATCGTCTGTAGTTATAACAACTTTCATTGGAAAATGTCACTATGTATCAAAGATAAAAACGTTAAAGTCCAAGCATTCAGATCGACATGACAAAAATCTATCTGCATTTGAAAAACATATTCTCTCTAATTCTGAACTGCGTTATTTTGAGCACATGTTTTTAAGATATTACATTAGTGACGAATCAGATAAACTAATTTCAATATGGGGAGCAGACAACTCTTTAACATTTTCAGATTTGCGGTCGGCAAACGGGTTGAGTAATGAGACGGCAAAACTAAAGTTAGTAATTTACAACGAGAACTACATTAACATACCATCGAAACCTTATTGGcttgtattttttcaattatccTTAGATCCGTTTTacatatttcaattatttagtGTTATCCTATGGATTACCGATGATTATGTATTATATGCTTGTCTAATTATTGCAATGACCTTATTATCTCTTTTCTTTAACACTTATCAGACTAAGAAAACTCTGCAGCGTTTGCGCGATATGATAGCCAAAGAAACAGAAATACAACTATTTCAAAATACTAATTctgaaatgaaaaataataaaattataacgaAATCTTCTCGCCTTGTAGTTCCTGGAGATATTCTGATTATACCTGTAAATGGACTTGAACTTCCCTGTGATGTGGTTTTATTGAATGGCAGTTGTGTTGTAAATGAAAGTTCATTAACAGGTGAGAGTATACCAACTGTAAAAACAGCTATAGATGAGTCAATACCATCTAACGAATGTTACAATTCTAATTTTCATAAACAACACACCATATTTAATGGGACTAAAGTAATACAAGCTAAAAATGATGGAGAAAACGAGTTCATTTTAGCTTTAGTAGTTCGTACGGGTTTTTATACACTAAAAGGAAGTTTAATCCGGTCTATTATATTCCCAAAACCTATTCACTTTACATTTTTTCGAGATTCAATGAGGTTTATATTTTGCATGGCTTTAATAGCAATTAGTGGTTTTATTTACACAGttgttgtatttataaaatataatgccAGTTCCATGCTTATTCTTAAAAAAGCGTtagatttatttacaattattatacCTCCTGCTCTTCCTGCTACAATGTCTGTTGGCTTACTTTATGCTCTTCGAAGACTTCGTAAGcaagatatattttgtattgatCCAAATAGAGTAAATGTTTGTggaaaaattaaacttgttgTCTTTGATAAAACTGGAACTTTAACTGAAGACCATTTGACAGTTTCTGGTGTTTTACCAGTGGTAGACGGAAATATTGGGAGTTTACTAAATGATCCTTGTGACTTGGATGGATcagatattttaaaag CCATGGCAACATGTCATAGTCTTTCGATCATAGATAATAAAACATCTGGAGATCCTATTGATATGTACATGTTTAACTTTGTTGGTTGGTCATTAAAAGAAGacaattttgaagatttttctGAGGACTCTGTAATACCATCAAAACTCATCCCACATATAAAAACCATGGTTACACCTTCAACAATATTGTCAAATAATGTTTCTTattctaaaaattcaaaatgtcttgctgttttaaaacagtttacaTTTGATTCAGGGTTGCAAAGGATGAGTGttattgttaaagattttcaagaaaattttttaactgccTTTTCTAAGGGATCTCctgaaaaaatattagctatGTGTAATGAATGCAGTATTCCTCCCAATATAAACGATGAGTTAAAAAAGTATACACAAGTTGGTCATCGAGTATTAGCTGTGGCTTTTAAAAAACTACCATTAGCTTTTGAATGggatgatattaaaaaaatacagcgTCACGAAGTTGAATCTAACCTGAATTTTGCAGGAAtcataatatttgaaaatgttgttaaaGCAGGAACATATGAAACAATAAATACACTTTCTTGTGCCAACATCAGATCAATCATGGCCACTGGAGATAATCTTTTAACAGCATCTTTTATTGCTAGAGAGCTTCACATGGTTTTACCACACCAGAAAATTATAGAGTTGTCTATAGTTGATGGTGTAGAAGTTTATAAAGAACACCttattaaaaaatctgaaaaagttGAAGAAATTAATTCTGAGAACACTAAGTTAATGATAAATGATTCATATAACATTTGGTCTGGACAAAACAAGcttaattatgttttagcagTGACAGGTTCATCTTATGAAGTTATACATCAAGAACTTTCACATTTGCTACCTAAAATACTAGTTACTGGGGTGGTGTTTGCTAGAATGTCTCCAGAGCAAAAAACAATGTTAATTGATGATCTTAAAGATCTTGGTTATGGTGTTTGTATGTGTGGAGATGGTGCAAATGATTGTGGAGCATTAAAAGCAGCTCATGCTG gAATAGCTTTATCGTGCGCAGAAGCTTCAATTGCAGCACCATTTACCTccaaaatgtttaacatatcaTGTGTTCCTTCGCTTATAATGGAGGGTCGTGCAGCACTTGCAACAGCGTTTGGTACTTTCAAATACATGGCACTTTACagttttattcagttttttggAATGTTAATTTTATACTCTGTTAAGTCTAATTATTCGAACAATCAGTTTTTGTTTGTCGACATTGTATTAAATTTGCCACTTGTGTTCGCAATGACTCAGTCTAATGCAAATTCTAAATTAGCCATCAAACGACCTCTAGGGCGATTAGTTCATCCAATATTTATTGGCTGCATTGTTGCAcagttaattcttttaatattagtaCTACTTAGCGCTTTCTTTTCTGTCCGTGCTATGAATTGGTATCGCCCAccatcaaatttttcaaatagtgGCGAAATAGAGTTTTTGTCTTTTGAAAACACTGCAGTAATAGTTGTTTCGCTTTATGAGTATGTATGGTTGTCGTTGGCATGCTTTAAAGGTCCACCTTACAGAGCTCCCATATACTATAATTACATATACGGACTTGCATTTTTTCTCGCTATAGGACTAATCCTGTATGTAACTATTAATccaattaagttaattaaaaattggcTTACTTTAGTAGATCTTCCTGGCTATGAGTTTGTAATTGGCTTGCTTGGTATTGCTTTTGTGAGTTTAGTTTTAGTGCTTTTAATGGAAAGACTTTTTGATTCAAAAAGTATTAAGTTGCTTAGTGATAAACTTCGTAGGAAAAAAGAGCCGAGGAATCAATACAAGCATATACTCAAAGAGTTACACGAATATTCCAACTGGCCTCCgttgaattaa
- the LOC100207264 gene encoding polyamine-transporting ATPase 13A3 isoform X4, which yields MVNLQARNNYDVNVLNAIPVHEGTEHEFSVIGYRRNIILTTIFALFGAFTGGFLYLLGYWYPIRRLKFTHDKCTLKDASSVVITTFIGKCHYVSKIKTLKSKHSDRHDKNLSAFEKHILSNSELRYFEHMFLRYYISDESDKLISIWGADNSLTFSDLRSANGLSNETAKLKLVIYNENYINIPSKPYWLVFFQLSLDPFYIFQLFSVILWITDDYVLYACLIIAMTLLSLFFNTYQTKKTLQRLRDMIAKETEIQLFQNTNSEMKNNKIITKSSRLVVPGDILIIPVNGLELPCDVVLLNGSCVVNESSLTGESIPTVKTAIDESIPSNECYNSNFHKQHTIFNGTKVIQAKNDGENEFILALVVRTGFYTLKGSLIRSIIFPKPIHFTFFRDSMRFIFCMALIAISGFIYTVVVFIKYNASSMLILKKALDLFTIIIPPALPATMSVGLLYALRRLRKQDIFCIDPNRVNVCGKIKLVVFDKTGTLTEDHLTVSGVLPVVDGNIGSLLNDPCDLDGSDILKAMATCHSLSIIDNKTSGDPIDMYMFNFVGWSLKEDNFEDFSEDSVIPSKLIPHIKTMVTPSTILSNNVSYSKNSKCLAVLKQFTFDSGLQRMSVIVKDFQENFLTAFSKGSPEKILAMCNECSIPPNINDELKKYTQVGHRVLAVAFKKLPLAFEWDDIKKIQRHEVESNLNFAGIIIFENVVKAGTYETINTLSCANIRSIMATGDNLLTASFIARELHMVLPHQKIIELSIVDGVEVYKEHLIKKSEKVEEINSENTKLMINDSYNIWSGQNKLNYVLAVTGSSYEVIHQELSHLLPKILVTGVVFARMSPEQKTMLIDDLKDLGYGVCMCGDGANDCGALKAAHAGIALSCAEASIAAPFTSKMFNISCVPSLIMEGRAALATAFGTFKYMALYSFIQFFGMLILYSVKSNYSNNQFLFVDIVLNLPLVFAMTQSNANSKLAIKRPLGRLVHPIFIGCIVAQLILLILVLLSAFFSVRAMNWYRPPSNFSNSGEIEFLSFENTAVIVVSLYEYVWLSLACFKGPPYRAPIYYNYIYGLAFFLAIGLILYVTINPIKLIKNWLTLVDLPGYEFVIGLLGIAFVSLVLVLLMERLFDSKSIKLLSDKLRRKKEPRNQYKHILKELHEYSNWPPLN from the exons ATGGTAAACCTGCAAGCACGGAACAACTATGATGTAAATGTCTTAAACGCTATTCCTGTACACGAAGGAACCGAGCACGAATTTTCTGTTATAGGTTATCGTCGAAATATCATTTTAACTACAATTTTTGCACTTTTTGGCGCTTTTACCGgtggttttttatatttgttaggGTATTGGTATCCAATTCGACGCCTCAAGTTTACTCATGACAAGTGTACTTTAAAGGACGCATCGTCTGTAGTTATAACAACTTTCATTGGAAAATGTCACTATGTATCAAAGATAAAAACGTTAAAGTCCAAGCATTCAGATCGACATGACAAAAATCTATCTGCATTTGAAAAACATATTCTCTCTAATTCTGAACTGCGTTATTTTGAGCACATGTTTTTAAGATATTACATTAGTGACGAATCAGATAAACTAATTTCAATATGGGGAGCAGACAACTCTTTAACATTTTCAGATTTGCGGTCGGCAAACGGGTTGAGTAATGAGACGGCAAAACTAAAGTTAGTAATTTACAACGAGAACTACATTAACATACCATCGAAACCTTATTGGcttgtattttttcaattatccTTAGATCCGTTTTacatatttcaattatttagtGTTATCCTATGGATTACCGATGATTATGTATTATATGCTTGTCTAATTATTGCAATGACCTTATTATCTCTTTTCTTTAACACTTATCAGACTAAGAAAACTCTGCAGCGTTTGCGCGATATGATAGCCAAAGAAACAGAAATACAACTATTTCAAAATACTAATTctgaaatgaaaaataataaaattataacgaAATCTTCTCGCCTTGTAGTTCCTGGAGATATTCTGATTATACCTGTAAATGGACTTGAACTTCCCTGTGATGTGGTTTTATTGAATGGCAGTTGTGTTGTAAATGAAAGTTCATTAACAGGTGAGAGTATACCAACTGTAAAAACAGCTATAGATGAGTCAATACCATCTAACGAATGTTACAATTCTAATTTTCATAAACAACACACCATATTTAATGGGACTAAAGTAATACAAGCTAAAAATGATGGAGAAAACGAGTTCATTTTAGCTTTAGTAGTTCGTACGGGTTTTTATACACTAAAAGGAAGTTTAATCCGGTCTATTATATTCCCAAAACCTATTCACTTTACATTTTTTCGAGATTCAATGAGGTTTATATTTTGCATGGCTTTAATAGCAATTAGTGGTTTTATTTACACAGttgttgtatttataaaatataatgccAGTTCCATGCTTATTCTTAAAAAAGCGTtagatttatttacaattattatacCTCCTGCTCTTCCTGCTACAATGTCTGTTGGCTTACTTTATGCTCTTCGAAGACTTCGTAAGcaagatatattttgtattgatCCAAATAGAGTAAATGTTTGTggaaaaattaaacttgttgTCTTTGATAAAACTGGAACTTTAACTGAAGACCATTTGACAGTTTCTGGTGTTTTACCAGTGGTAGACGGAAATATTGGGAGTTTACTAAATGATCCTTGTGACTTGGATGGATcagatattttaaaag CCATGGCAACATGTCATAGTCTTTCGATCATAGATAATAAAACATCTGGAGATCCTATTGATATGTACATGTTTAACTTTGTTGGTTGGTCATTAAAAGAAGacaattttgaagatttttctGAGGACTCTGTAATACCATCAAAACTCATCCCACATATAAAAACCATGGTTACACCTTCAACAATATTGTCAAATAATGTTTCTTattctaaaaattcaaaatgtcttgctgttttaaaacagtttacaTTTGATTCAGGGTTGCAAAGGATGAGTGttattgttaaagattttcaagaaaattttttaactgccTTTTCTAAGGGATCTCctgaaaaaatattagctatGTGTAATGAATGCAGTATTCCTCCCAATATAAACGATGAGTTAAAAAAGTATACACAAGTTGGTCATCGAGTATTAGCTGTGGCTTTTAAAAAACTACCATTAGCTTTTGAATGggatgatattaaaaaaatacagcgTCACGAAGTTGAATCTAACCTGAATTTTGCAGGAAtcataatatttgaaaatgttgttaaaGCAGGAACATATGAAACAATAAATACACTTTCTTGTGCCAACATCAGATCAATCATGGCCACTGGAGATAATCTTTTAACAGCATCTTTTATTGCTAGAGAGCTTCACATGGTTTTACCACACCAGAAAATTATAGAGTTGTCTATAGTTGATGGTGTAGAAGTTTATAAAGAACACCttattaaaaaatctgaaaaagttGAAGAAATTAATTCTGAGAACACTAAGTTAATGATAAATGATTCATATAACATTTGGTCTGGACAAAACAAGcttaattatgttttagcagTGACAGGTTCATCTTATGAAGTTATACATCAAGAACTTTCACATTTGCTACCTAAAATACTAGTTACTGGGGTGGTGTTTGCTAGAATGTCTCCAGAGCAAAAAACAATGTTAATTGATGATCTTAAAGATCTTGGTTATGGTGTTTGTATGTGTGGAGATGGTGCAAATGATTGTGGAGCATTAAAAGCAGCTCATGCTG gAATAGCTTTATCGTGCGCAGAAGCTTCAATTGCAGCACCATTTACCTccaaaatgtttaacatatcaTGTGTTCCTTCGCTTATAATGGAGGGTCGTGCAGCACTTGCAACAGCGTTTGGTACTTTCAAATACATGGCACTTTACagttttattcagttttttggAATGTTAATTTTATACTCTGTTAAGTCTAATTATTCGAACAATCAGTTTTTGTTTGTCGACATTGTATTAAATTTGCCACTTGTGTTCGCAATGACTCAGTCTAATGCAAATTCTAAATTAGCCATCAAACGACCTCTAGGGCGATTAGTTCATCCAATATTTATTGGCTGCATTGTTGCAcagttaattcttttaatattagtaCTACTTAGCGCTTTCTTTTCTGTCCGTGCTATGAATTGGTATCGCCCAccatcaaatttttcaaatagtgGCGAAATAGAGTTTTTGTCTTTTGAAAACACTGCAGTAATAGTTGTTTCGCTTTATGAGTATGTATGGTTGTCGTTGGCATGCTTTAAAGGTCCACCTTACAGAGCTCCCATATACTATAATTACATATACGGACTTGCATTTTTTCTCGCTATAGGACTAATCCTGTATGTAACTATTAATccaattaagttaattaaaaattggcTTACTTTAGTAGATCTTCCTGGCTATGAGTTTGTAATTGGCTTGCTTGGTATTGCTTTTGTGAGTTTAGTTTTAGTGCTTTTAATGGAAAGACTTTTTGATTCAAAAAGTATTAAGTTGCTTAGTGATAAACTTCGTAGGAAAAAAGAGCCGAGGAATCAATACAAGCATATACTCAAAGAGTTACACGAATATTCCAACTGGCCTCCgttgaattaa
- the LOC100207264 gene encoding polyamine-transporting ATPase 13A3 isoform X9, translated as MVNLQARNNYDVNVLNAIPVHEGTEHEFSVIGYWYPIRRLKFTHDKCTLKDASSVVITTFIGKCHYVSKIKTLKSKHSDRHDKNLSAFEKHILSNSELRYFEHMFLRYYISDESDKLISIWGADNSLTFSDLRSANGLSNETAKLKLVIYNENYINIPSKPYWLVFFQLSLDPFYIFQLFSVILWITDDYVLYACLIIAMTLLSLFFNTYQTKKTLQRLRDMIAKETEIQLFQNTNSEMKNNKIITKSSRLVVPGDILIIPVNGLELPCDVVLLNGSCVVNESSLTGESIPTVKTAIDESIPSNECYNSNFHKQHTIFNGTKVIQAKNDGENEFILALVVRTGFYTLKGSLIRSIIFPKPIHFTFFRDSMRFIFCMALIAISGFIYTVVVFIKYNASSMLILKKALDLFTIIIPPALPATMSVGLLYALRRLRKQDIFCIDPNRVNVCGKIKLVVFDKTGTLTEDHLTVSGVLPVVDGNIGSLLNDPCDLDGSDILKAMATCHSLSIIDNKTSGDPIDMYMFNFVGWSLKEDNFEDFSEDSVIPSKLIPHIKTMVTPSTILSNNVSYSKNSKCLAVLKQFTFDSGLQRMSVIVKDFQENFLTAFSKGSPEKILAMCNECSIPPNINDELKKYTQVGHRVLAVAFKKLPLAFEWDDIKKIQRHEVESNLNFAGIIIFENVVKAGTYETINTLSCANIRSIMATGDNLLTASFIARELHMVLPHQKIIELSIVDGVEVYKEHLIKKSEKVEEINSENTKLMINDSYNIWSGQNKLNYVLAVTGSSYEVIHQELSHLLPKILVTGVVFARMSPEQKTMLIDDLKDLGYGVCMCGDGANDCGALKAAHAGIALSCAEASIAAPFTSKMFNISCVPSLIMEGRAALATAFGTFKYMALYSFIQFFGMLILYSVKSNYSNNQFLFVDIVLNLPLVFAMTQSNANSKLAIKRPLGRLVHPIFIGCIVAQLILLILVLLSAFFSVRAMNWYRPPSNFSNSGEIEFLSFENTAVIVVSLYEYVWLSLACFKGPPYRAPIYYNYIYGLAFFLAIGLILYVTINPIKLIKNWLTLVDLPGYEFVIGLLGIAFVSLVLVLLMERLFDSKSIKLLSDKLRRKKEPRNQYKHILKELHEYSNWPPLN; from the exons ATGGTAAACCTGCAAGCACGGAACAACTATGATGTAAATGTCTTAAACGCTATTCCTGTACACGAAGGAACCGAGCACGAATTTTCTGTTATAG gGTATTGGTATCCAATTCGACGCCTCAAGTTTACTCATGACAAGTGTACTTTAAAGGACGCATCGTCTGTAGTTATAACAACTTTCATTGGAAAATGTCACTATGTATCAAAGATAAAAACGTTAAAGTCCAAGCATTCAGATCGACATGACAAAAATCTATCTGCATTTGAAAAACATATTCTCTCTAATTCTGAACTGCGTTATTTTGAGCACATGTTTTTAAGATATTACATTAGTGACGAATCAGATAAACTAATTTCAATATGGGGAGCAGACAACTCTTTAACATTTTCAGATTTGCGGTCGGCAAACGGGTTGAGTAATGAGACGGCAAAACTAAAGTTAGTAATTTACAACGAGAACTACATTAACATACCATCGAAACCTTATTGGcttgtattttttcaattatccTTAGATCCGTTTTacatatttcaattatttagtGTTATCCTATGGATTACCGATGATTATGTATTATATGCTTGTCTAATTATTGCAATGACCTTATTATCTCTTTTCTTTAACACTTATCAGACTAAGAAAACTCTGCAGCGTTTGCGCGATATGATAGCCAAAGAAACAGAAATACAACTATTTCAAAATACTAATTctgaaatgaaaaataataaaattataacgaAATCTTCTCGCCTTGTAGTTCCTGGAGATATTCTGATTATACCTGTAAATGGACTTGAACTTCCCTGTGATGTGGTTTTATTGAATGGCAGTTGTGTTGTAAATGAAAGTTCATTAACAGGTGAGAGTATACCAACTGTAAAAACAGCTATAGATGAGTCAATACCATCTAACGAATGTTACAATTCTAATTTTCATAAACAACACACCATATTTAATGGGACTAAAGTAATACAAGCTAAAAATGATGGAGAAAACGAGTTCATTTTAGCTTTAGTAGTTCGTACGGGTTTTTATACACTAAAAGGAAGTTTAATCCGGTCTATTATATTCCCAAAACCTATTCACTTTACATTTTTTCGAGATTCAATGAGGTTTATATTTTGCATGGCTTTAATAGCAATTAGTGGTTTTATTTACACAGttgttgtatttataaaatataatgccAGTTCCATGCTTATTCTTAAAAAAGCGTtagatttatttacaattattatacCTCCTGCTCTTCCTGCTACAATGTCTGTTGGCTTACTTTATGCTCTTCGAAGACTTCGTAAGcaagatatattttgtattgatCCAAATAGAGTAAATGTTTGTggaaaaattaaacttgttgTCTTTGATAAAACTGGAACTTTAACTGAAGACCATTTGACAGTTTCTGGTGTTTTACCAGTGGTAGACGGAAATATTGGGAGTTTACTAAATGATCCTTGTGACTTGGATGGATcagatattttaaaag CCATGGCAACATGTCATAGTCTTTCGATCATAGATAATAAAACATCTGGAGATCCTATTGATATGTACATGTTTAACTTTGTTGGTTGGTCATTAAAAGAAGacaattttgaagatttttctGAGGACTCTGTAATACCATCAAAACTCATCCCACATATAAAAACCATGGTTACACCTTCAACAATATTGTCAAATAATGTTTCTTattctaaaaattcaaaatgtcttgctgttttaaaacagtttacaTTTGATTCAGGGTTGCAAAGGATGAGTGttattgttaaagattttcaagaaaattttttaactgccTTTTCTAAGGGATCTCctgaaaaaatattagctatGTGTAATGAATGCAGTATTCCTCCCAATATAAACGATGAGTTAAAAAAGTATACACAAGTTGGTCATCGAGTATTAGCTGTGGCTTTTAAAAAACTACCATTAGCTTTTGAATGggatgatattaaaaaaatacagcgTCACGAAGTTGAATCTAACCTGAATTTTGCAGGAAtcataatatttgaaaatgttgttaaaGCAGGAACATATGAAACAATAAATACACTTTCTTGTGCCAACATCAGATCAATCATGGCCACTGGAGATAATCTTTTAACAGCATCTTTTATTGCTAGAGAGCTTCACATGGTTTTACCACACCAGAAAATTATAGAGTTGTCTATAGTTGATGGTGTAGAAGTTTATAAAGAACACCttattaaaaaatctgaaaaagttGAAGAAATTAATTCTGAGAACACTAAGTTAATGATAAATGATTCATATAACATTTGGTCTGGACAAAACAAGcttaattatgttttagcagTGACAGGTTCATCTTATGAAGTTATACATCAAGAACTTTCACATTTGCTACCTAAAATACTAGTTACTGGGGTGGTGTTTGCTAGAATGTCTCCAGAGCAAAAAACAATGTTAATTGATGATCTTAAAGATCTTGGTTATGGTGTTTGTATGTGTGGAGATGGTGCAAATGATTGTGGAGCATTAAAAGCAGCTCATGCTG gAATAGCTTTATCGTGCGCAGAAGCTTCAATTGCAGCACCATTTACCTccaaaatgtttaacatatcaTGTGTTCCTTCGCTTATAATGGAGGGTCGTGCAGCACTTGCAACAGCGTTTGGTACTTTCAAATACATGGCACTTTACagttttattcagttttttggAATGTTAATTTTATACTCTGTTAAGTCTAATTATTCGAACAATCAGTTTTTGTTTGTCGACATTGTATTAAATTTGCCACTTGTGTTCGCAATGACTCAGTCTAATGCAAATTCTAAATTAGCCATCAAACGACCTCTAGGGCGATTAGTTCATCCAATATTTATTGGCTGCATTGTTGCAcagttaattcttttaatattagtaCTACTTAGCGCTTTCTTTTCTGTCCGTGCTATGAATTGGTATCGCCCAccatcaaatttttcaaatagtgGCGAAATAGAGTTTTTGTCTTTTGAAAACACTGCAGTAATAGTTGTTTCGCTTTATGAGTATGTATGGTTGTCGTTGGCATGCTTTAAAGGTCCACCTTACAGAGCTCCCATATACTATAATTACATATACGGACTTGCATTTTTTCTCGCTATAGGACTAATCCTGTATGTAACTATTAATccaattaagttaattaaaaattggcTTACTTTAGTAGATCTTCCTGGCTATGAGTTTGTAATTGGCTTGCTTGGTATTGCTTTTGTGAGTTTAGTTTTAGTGCTTTTAATGGAAAGACTTTTTGATTCAAAAAGTATTAAGTTGCTTAGTGATAAACTTCGTAGGAAAAAAGAGCCGAGGAATCAATACAAGCATATACTCAAAGAGTTACACGAATATTCCAACTGGCCTCCgttgaattaa